CTCCGGTGTCAATACTGTATGCCGGCAGAAGGGGTAGACCTTACTCCTTCACCAAAATTACTCACTCACAACGAGATCCTTCGTTTAGCTAACCTCTTTGTTACTTCCGGTGTCGATAAGATCCGTCTCACTGGCGGTGAACCCACCGTCCGGAAAGATATTCACGATATTTGTTCCGATTTATCGAGCTTGAAAGGGCTTAAAACATTGGCTATCACTACAAATGGAATTACCCTTGCTAAAAAGCTTCCAATGCTTAAACAATGTGGGATTACTAATTTGAATATCAGTTTAGATACCCTTGTTCCTTCGAAATTTGAGTTTATGACTAGGCGTAAAGGTCATCATAAGGTTATTGAATCCATTAATGCGGCCATTGATGTTGGATACAACCCTGTAAAAGTATGTTCTATTTTATACCCTGTTTTTTTACTCTGTTTTCAATATAATGCTCTGTTTTGGATTTTTAAGTGTTTGGGTCTGTTTTTCCTTGCTTTTTCTAGGTTAACTGTGTTGTTATGCGTGgattcaatgatgatgaaatttgtGATTTTGTCAATCTCACTGTTGATAAACCAATTAATGTTCGATTCATTGAGTTCATGCCTTTTGATGGGAATGTATGGAATGTGAAGAAACTCATTCCGTATTCGGAGATGTTGGATACAGTGGTAA
Above is a genomic segment from Gossypium arboreum isolate Shixiya-1 chromosome 8, ASM2569848v2, whole genome shotgun sequence containing:
- the LOC108469603 gene encoding GTP 3',8-cyclase, mitochondrial isoform X1; its protein translation is MKRYISRITNWPTPFPFRNLNFFMVDKERNFGSKPTKEPINNEEGNQISDMLIDGFGRKHTYLRLSLTERCNLRCQYCMPAEGVDLTPSPKLLTHNEILRLANLFVTSGVDKIRLTGGEPTVRKDIHDICSDLSSLKGLKTLAITTNGITLAKKLPMLKQCGITNLNISLDTLVPSKFEFMTRRKGHHKVIESINAAIDVGYNPVKVNCVVMRGFNDDEICDFVNLTVDKPINVRFIEFMPFDGNVWNVKKLIPYSEMLDTVAKKFPTLKRLCDHPTETAKNFQIDGHVGTVSFVTSMTEHFCAGCNRLRLLADGNLKVCLFGPSEVSLRDPLRSGAGDEELREIIGTAVKRKKASHAGMFDIAKTANRPMIHIGG
- the LOC108469603 gene encoding GTP 3',8-cyclase, mitochondrial isoform X2, coding for MLIDGFGRKHTYLRLSLTERCNLRCQYCMPAEGVDLTPSPKLLTHNEILRLANLFVTSGVDKIRLTGGEPTVRKDIHDICSDLSSLKGLKTLAITTNGITLAKKLPMLKQCGITNLNISLDTLVPSKFEFMTRRKGHHKVIESINAAIDVGYNPVKVNCVVMRGFNDDEICDFVNLTVDKPINVRFIEFMPFDGNVWNVKKLIPYSEMLDTVAKKFPTLKRLCDHPTETAKNFQIDGHVGTVSFVTSMTEHFCAGCNRLRLLADGNLKVCLFGPSEVSLRDPLRSGAGDEELREIIGTAVKRKKASHAGMFDIAKTANRPMIHIGG